The Oscillospiraceae bacterium genome includes the window GGGAAGATATCTCCGCTGTTGATATCACATCCTCTTATTCCGATATACTTTCATTGGTTAAAAGCGTAAAATATTCCCGTATTCCCGTTTTTGAAGGTAATATTGATAAAATAATAGGAATTCTTCAAATCCGGGCCTTTTTAAAAGCATATTTATCCGGAGCGCCGTTTGATATACACGATATGCTTACCGAACCGAATTTTCTTACAAAGTCTGAGCTTATCGACGATGCTTTGCGCGATATGAGCCGGCATAAGATTTACCTGTCAATCGTGCGTGACGATTCAGGAAGAACGCTTGGGCTTGTTACAATAGAGGACTTTCTGGAAGAACTGGTCGGAGAGATCTGGGATGAGGATGACGTAGTTGACGATGACTTTTTTAAACTGGGAGGCAACCGCTTTGATGTGGGCGGACATATTACACTGGGCGAAGCGCTTCGCCGAATGGGATGCTTCGAGATTATCGAGAAAATGAAATCAAATTCTCAGGAAAGGCTGATGCTGAATAAATCCGTTCAGGCCTTTGTACTTGAAAACTTCGGACATATTCCGGAGGTTGATGAAAGCTTTGTATACGCCGATTTCGAATTTACAGTTGAACAAATGGACATAAACCGGATATTGAAAGTGATTATAAAGCACAATACAGGCGAACCTCATGAGGAGGATGACAAGTAATATGGATATTCTTCCTTATTTATATATAATAATTTTGTTGGTTTTTTCCGCTTTCTTTTCTGCTTCGGAGATAGCTTATAACTCATTTAATCGTTTGCGCATGAAAAAGTCAGCGGAATCCGGCAGCAAGACAGCAAAGCTTACACTTTCGATTTCGGACAAATTCAATTATGCTCTTTCTGCAATTCTAATCGGTAATAACCTTGCAAATATTGCGGCTTCTTCAATTTCAACAGTCATAGTATTTGGAATTTTAAAATCATACGGAATTGAATCAAGCTCCGGCGCAGCCGTTATCGCTACGATTGTTATGACTGTCATTATACTTATCTTTGGCGAAATAGTACCGAAAATTTTAGGAAAACAAAATTCCGATTCTGTCGCCAAAGCAGTAAGCTTCCCTGTCAGAATACTTACGATAATATTTTATCCTGTTACAATCATTGTTATGGGCTTGATCAAGCTGTTTTCTTTCTTTTGGAAAACTGAAAAAGAAGATGATTCCGTCTCGGAATCCGAGCTTTCAACAATTATAGACACAGTAGAAGAAGAAGGAGTTATTGACGAAGAAAAAAGCGATTTGCTGCAATCAGCTCTTGAATTCTCCGATATTACAGTTCAGGAGATTATAACACCGCGTATTGATACAATATTTATTGATATCGATGATGATCCTGATGTTATCGAAGAAATAATCTCACGCTCACATTATTCGAGAATTCCGGTTTATGAGGACAGCATAGATAATATTATCGGGATTCTATATCTCAATCATTATTATAAACAACGTATAGAAACTGACAGTCATGATCTCAGACCGCTGTTAATGGAGCCATATTATCTGCACAAAACGATGAAGCTTCCGGCCGCTCTCGCGGAAATGCGCAAAAGAAAGATACATCTCGCAATTGTCGTTGATGAATACGGAGGAACAATGGGAATTGTCACGATGGAAGATATTCTTGAACAGATAGTGGGTGAAATATGGGATGAAACAGATGAAATAGTTGATGACTATATTCAAACCGGAGAAAATTCCTACGATATAAACGGCGATATGAATATATATGATTTTTTTGAGCTTGTCGACGTTGATGACCGCGATTTTGAATCCGATTATTCCACGGTAGGAGGATGGGCTATCGAAATGCTTGAAGCAAATCCCCGTGAAGGGGACAGCTTTTCATATAAAAATCTGTATATTATAATTACTGAAATGGATGATCTGAGAGTTAAAAAATTGTCCGTCGTAATAAATCCTGTTGAAGACGAGGATGATTATTAAAGCTGCATTAAAATAAGCCTTGTTTTATGAGAGAGAAAAGCCTATATACCAGAGACTTTTCTCTCTTTTTTACGTTAATTATTTTATTGCCGAGTTAATAAATAATCAGAACTTTATAAATTACATTCACATAATATAACTATTTTTTAATGCCGTTTTAATTGCTGAAGGGTATTGATTTTTTTTTGCTTTGATAGTACAATTTATATATCGTTATATTAATGTGTAATTGCCGTTTAATAATGTTCTGCAGATACAAAGTAATAAATGGATTCCAAATTCGGAAATTCATGATTTTAGAAAGCTAAACTTATATTTTCCCTGCTCGAGTTTTGCTTCTTTCAAACAGTTTCGCTTGCAAACAGCATTATTCAGCAAGCATTATTTATATATTATTGAACGGAAATATTATTTGGAAGGTGGATAACCATGTATATCGGCTCTCTTTTATCCTCAAAATCAGGCATTTCACCGACGATCTCTTATAATAAAATAGGATCCTCTCTTCCGTTTGCTCCGGAGCTTTATCCCGATACCGAAGGAGCCTTTAAATTGAAGTTCTCGGAAAGCGTCTTGGTGAAGGGCGGTTCCATAGGTTGGAAATGGGATTCGATGCTGCTGTGCGGTGCCGATATTATGTTGGAATTCACCAAACGCGTTTTTGTCGACAAAATATTCTTTACACTCCCGGATGCGCCAACCGCAGAGAACGCCGAGCTTTTTTGGTTTGACGGGAATAATTACGCAAAATGCGGCGAAGCTGTCAGAAATGGAGGCAAGCTCTCCGGCAACATTGAAATCGAAGCATGTGTAAATACAGATATAATAATTGTCAGACTTCATTCCTGCATGTCAAA containing:
- a CDS encoding hemolysin family protein, which translates into the protein MDILPYLYIIILLVFSAFFSASEIAYNSFNRLRMKKSAESGSKTAKLTLSISDKFNYALSAILIGNNLANIAASSISTVIVFGILKSYGIESSSGAAVIATIVMTVIILIFGEIVPKILGKQNSDSVAKAVSFPVRILTIIFYPVTIIVMGLIKLFSFFWKTEKEDDSVSESELSTIIDTVEEEGVIDEEKSDLLQSALEFSDITVQEIITPRIDTIFIDIDDDPDVIEEIISRSHYSRIPVYEDSIDNIIGILYLNHYYKQRIETDSHDLRPLLMEPYYLHKTMKLPAALAEMRKRKIHLAIVVDEYGGTMGIVTMEDILEQIVGEIWDETDEIVDDYIQTGENSYDINGDMNIYDFFELVDVDDRDFESDYSTVGGWAIEMLEANPREGDSFSYKNLYIIITEMDDLRVKKLSVVINPVEDEDDY
- a CDS encoding hemolysin family protein — its product is MDGGSWLQVLIFIALMMIGAYFGAAESSFSAMNKIRIKNLADEGDKRAKNAMFISSNFDRALTTLLVGNNITHIACASIATVVAMRLLENKSSNPGLSATIITTVAVYLFCEMIPKSYANSHSEKLSLAYSGSLRFLMKLFYPLVFFFTLITKWFSKLFNKKQEPTITEDELYDIIENIEEEGTMDEDQSDLFKSALEYTKTSVGDVMTMREDISAVDITSSYSDILSLVKSVKYSRIPVFEGNIDKIIGILQIRAFLKAYLSGAPFDIHDMLTEPNFLTKSELIDDALRDMSRHKIYLSIVRDDSGRTLGLVTIEDFLEELVGEIWDEDDVVDDDFFKLGGNRFDVGGHITLGEALRRMGCFEIIEKMKSNSQERLMLNKSVQAFVLENFGHIPEVDESFVYADFEFTVEQMDINRILKVIIKHNTGEPHEEDDK